One part of the Sebastes fasciatus isolate fSebFas1 chromosome 8, fSebFas1.pri, whole genome shotgun sequence genome encodes these proteins:
- the commd7 gene encoding COMM domain-containing protein 7: protein MQLHFTKDVLPDSVSTDYQNLNKFNEQQFHRLIEILFQFLLEPKETERFMQQLGEFAGEHGMSAGPLRNLMKSVLLVPQGALKKNLTAEQIKEDLVTLGLNEDKAAHFSQQWGEHYPALSRLAVGQTLTVNQLVDMEWKFGVTVGTSEVQKVGNIFLQLKLVVRKGNSTENVYIELTLPQFYNFLHEMERAKASMECFS from the exons atGCAGCTTCACTTCACTAAAGATGTTCTACCGGATTCTGTCAGCACCGACTACCAGAACCTCAACAAGTTCAACGAGCAG CAATTTCATCGTCTGATTGAGATTCTGTTCCAGTTCCTGCTGGAGCCTAaagag acggAGAGGTTCATGCAGCAGCTCGGTGAGTTTGCCGGGGAACACGGGATGAGTGCCGGTCCTCTGAGGAACCTGATGAAGAGCGTCCTGCTGGTGCCACAGG gCGCCTTGAAGAAAAACCTGACAGCCGAGCAGATCAAAGAAGACCTCGTGACTTTAG GACTAAACGAAGACAAGGCGGCTCACTTTTCACAGCAG TGGGGCGAGCACTACCCAGCGCTGTCCAGACTCGCTGTGGGACAGACGCTGACGGTCAACCAGCTGGTGGACATGGAGTGGAAGTTTGGAG TGACTGTCGGCACCAGTGAAGTTCAGAAAGTGGGCAACATCTTCCTGCAG TTGAAGCTCGTGGTCAGAAAGGGGAATTCCACTGAAAACGTCTACATCG AGTTGACGCTCCCACAGTTTTACAACTTCCTACATGAGATGGAGAGAGCCAAGGCCAGCATGGAGTGTTTCAgctga